Genomic segment of Malus domestica chromosome 15, GDT2T_hap1:
actgttaagtctcccgttaattGATGACGTGGTGCTCATGTGAACAATAACTagatgccacatgtcattaagaggtccacgtggaaattaaaaattaaaaaaaaaattgatcgtCTTCTACCTCCCCCGACCATCTCTTCCTCCCTTATCCCTTTATTCTCTCTTCTGCACCAACCCACCAAACCCtcatctcctctcctcttcaACTCATAATTGATCGTCTTCTACCTCCCCCGACCATCTCTTCCTCCCTTATCCCTCTATTCTCTCTTCTGCACCAACCCACCAAACCCTCAGCTCATCTCCTCTTCAACTCATTCTTTTTGTCTTGTTGTTTCGCTTCACTCCTTAATAGTACACATCTCCTCGTTGGCCATCGGCAATCTCAAGCAGCTTATCTCATATATTTCTTCCCCATTTGATTTTATTCTATATTTTTTGGATTTTAATCCCCAAATAAATGGTGTCATAGCTTATCTTTCACAACCAGTAATCCCAATTTTTCCGTTCAAGAAACAAGATATACTGATTAAACAGGATTTagtttccttccttcttttctcCGATCCCTGAATCGGATTCCACAGCCGTGAAACCGCAGCTGAATCTTTCTCTGCGTTGGTCTGTCGGATTTGGCCAAAAATGCAGGTCGGTATCGGGACCCATTAAAGCTCTGATCCTTTCACCGCCTATTTGTATCTCGGGGTTGTTGGGAAGCCATTTACTGCTATGTTCTTTGTTAGCGAGAGAATTCAATGGTGAGATTCTTGAAGAGCGTCGGGTTATCACGCGTTTTCTGGTTGCGAATTCTTGTGAGGGATTTGTATTTCCTCGTGGGTTTTTTTCGGTGCATGCTCTTCTTCCACTTGGCTGTCAAGAAACCCAAAAAGCTCTGCCGCAAACCGACGAAAATACGTCAAGGTTTTGGGCTTTGCGCTGAAACCCAGAAAAGCTCTGTCGCAAACTGCCGTAAAGATCAGGTATTTAGCTGGCCTTGTTAAAATATCTACCTGGGTACTTGATCTTGGTACTGaatctgtaacatcccacatcgactaaCGGATAAGGGgtgatatgccttatatgtacatgcccacctccatatagcacgaggctttttgggaactcactaacTTCGGaatccatcgaaactccgaaattaagcgagttcgggcgagagcattcccatgatgggtgacccattgggaagttctcgtgtgagttcctagaaacaaaactgtgaaggCGTGGCTGGGGCCCAAATcgaacaatattgtgctacgacgAAGTCGATATGGGATGTGTCTGAATAGTATCAGAGCCACTATGCCATGTGGTGCGAGTGTGCCAACGAGAACGTCAAGCTCCTAAAGGGATGGATTGTAATATCCCACATCAACCAACGGAGAGAGGgtgatatgccttatatgtacatcgaaacttcgaagttaagcaagtttaggcgagagcattcccaggatgggtgacccactgggatgtccaaagcggacaatatcgtgctacaatgGAGATGGTATGGGATGTGACATAAtctattgttttctttctgTGTTTCAAGATAGCATCAATGGGGCTTCTTCTTCGAAGTCTCGCGATGCTGTTCGTTGTGATATGTCTCTCTCGGCTGCCTGATGTTTCTGCACAATCCTCAGGAAGCTCAGCATGTGCAAATGAGAGAATGGAGGGATAAGGGAGGAAGGGATGTTCGGGGGAGGTTAAAgactaccattttttttttgaatttttaatttccacgtggaccCCTTAATGACAAGTAGCGTTCAGTCATTGTCCATATGAGCGTCACACCATCAGTTAACGAGAGATTTAACAGTCAGACTGACAGATGTATGATTTTgcgacgaaaaaaacttcatgtactaaatgttgaaaaccatgaaacttgagggtagtaaactgagatttacccttTTATCTACGTTGGCTACTTACGATTGCTTGAAGTGTTTCCTTCTCACCTTTTTAATTATTAAGTTGGTTTACAACGAGTGAGATGGTGAAAGACAATCTTAGTACTTGGTTTTCCATCATACTCAAAAAGCAATGGCGCATTTAGAGATTTTTCTTCTCCGGTAAGTAGATGAGCATTAACGCTTATGTACATTGTTTTCTATTAATAGAAGCGATAAAATGTTTTATTATCAAGAACAACAAGTACAAGAGGTGTCAGATGAGTACATATTTTCTAGTGATTAATTTTATGATCCGGGAATGATTCACACAAAACGGCAATAATTTTAAATCTCTATACGGCTACACAAGAGACCATTAAAACCAAGTGTCTCCGAGCAAACTTGTCACAAAAAATTATAGACGCGATAAGCCTAGCATTGAACCCTTACAAAAACCATTGCAAACAGCGAGACCACAACATATTGCTTAGGCATCACATATTTGAAAGGTTGTATCAAATGCTATGAATTGAAAGTTCATGTTCAATCAAACGATATCAATCTTCGAAAAGCATAAAAAGGTAACCAAGATTTCTAGGATGATTTCAAATAGGTGTCACACTATAGATtttattagattagatgttatattattcaccgacgagattcgaacctacgCCGTCATGCAATGGCTCATCTCATTTCCACCACTGTAGTAAATGACCACTTACAATAGGTCTCAACTTTTTAAAACATGAAATAACTACctaatgttttaaaaattaaacatttgTTAGGTCACTAGTGATAAAGTCACTAAAATTAACTCATGACGTGGACAAATATATTAATGTTTGTTTTCACTAATTCGTCATTTATGGAACTTTAAATGCTCAAATCACTGTCTTCATAGATAATGCGACAGTGAAAAcccatttcaatatttttttatgccaTCACTTAATGCTAATGATATGACAAATGTCAGGTCTTTAAAACCTCAAGTACTAATTTAGAATGTTATAAAAAATTGCGACAAATTTAATCATTCCTAAAGATTGGATAgttggtttaaaaaaaatatattatgcagttttcacttcttttttttcttcacttattagtcgcccttttttttatttctccaCGTCAAGGACGAAACAATCTCCAATACCAGTTTGCCACGTATAACCAGCAAAGACCAGCCCTACGATCATCCACGCTGGCAGCATATGCTCTGATCTGACCCGTCAACCAAGACTGGAATTCTCAAGTCCTCGGTGGGCCCGTCCACAACGCCTTGTGTCTCCACGTCAAGGAAATAGAGCTGGCCCAATAAAATCCATACACGTATTCCCAAACAAATCAGGGAGCATTGGTTCGTCCAAGCTGGCAAAACCAAGCCAATCGCCGTTAAAACGACGCTTGCCCAGTCTAAACGGCAGGAGCTCCATATAAAATCCGAAGCCGTGAGAGACGCTGGGAAAGCAGCACACACTGAAATAGATAACTCTCAGTGAGCGAAGTTACTAGAACTTTTTCCAAGTGTTTTCGAGTTGCAACGATGAGGAAGTGGACGATACCTTCCGTTCTGCTTCTGCTCTGCCTTCTCTCACTCCTCCCCGATCAAGGTACGCCTAGGGTTTCTGCAGATCTCGATTACTTGAATTGTGAACGATGCATTGTTATGAGTAAATGTTTCTGAATTCGAAGTTTGTATCGGAGATTTGATATTGATTAGGGTTTTCTGGCGATCTGTGTTTATTCAGGTCGGAAATTACAGGCCAATGCGGAGGCTAATTCCGACGAGCTCGTAGATCCGCCGAAGGTTGAGGAGAAGATCGGCGCCGTTCCCAATGGTTTAACCACCGACTCCGACGTCGCCAAGAGGTCAGCGCTTTATCATTTTCTATATCCGTGCCAATAATTCGAAGACGTGTGAGTTAGTTTCTGAATAGATGTATTTCTTGCTGTCAATTTTTAGGGAGGCAGAATCAATCTCGAAGAGATCGCAGCGCAGCAACGCGCAGCATTTCGAGTTCCAGGCCGAGGTGTCTCGGCTTATGGACATTATCATCCACTCTCTGTACAGTAACAAGGATATTTTCCTAAGGGAGTTGATCTCCAATGCTTCCGATGTAAGTCGTTGACTTGAAGCTATCATACAGTGTTTTATCCTTTACCTGACATGATTTCGATTGCTAATCGTCGGAAACTTTTATCCCGATTTCAGGCGCTTGACAAGATTAGATTCCTGGCCCTCACGGACAAGGATGTTTTGGGAGAAGGCGATAACACTAAACTCGAAATTCAGGTTAGTAGTATCCTTGCATTACTTTAACTTTTTGAAGCATAAAACTAGATgatatattattaaattttttgcATTGGTTTGAAAAATGTATAGATTAAATTAGACAAGGAGAAGAGAATCCTCTCCATTCGTGATAGGGGTATCGGTATGACAAAGGAGGACTTAATCAAGAACTTGGGAACCATAGCTAAATCTGGAACTTCAGGTTACATATTGGTTTTTGTTTGGAGATCAGAATTTTGAGTGGAACTAAGTGttagtttttattaatttaatttggttttgcttTGCAGCCTTTGTGGAGAAGATGCAGACTAGTGGCGATCTCAATCTTATTGGGCAGTTTGGAGTTGGGTTCTACTCTGTGTACTTGGTTGCCGATAATGTGGAAGTCATCAGCAAACACAATGACGACAAACAGTAAGGGTTTTGAATGATTTACTCTTTCACTCATTTATGCTAACAGGTTTTTTAAGGGACTGTTAATGACAAAGTAAATTTCTCGTGCTTCAGGCATATTTGGGAGTCAAAGGCTGATGGGTCATTCGTAGTTGCCGAGGATACAGAAAATGAGCCACTAGGACGTGGCACTGAAATTAGATTGCACCTCAGAGAGGAAGCAGGAGAGTATTTGGATGAGAGCAAACTAAAAGTGAGTGGTTTCCCCATTTGGGACTTTTTAACCAGTGATTACCTAGTTTTATTTCAATATTTACTCACGTTGGTTTCCCCATTTTTCGGGGTTAGAGTACAATTAATTTATCCCATTCTTATTCTATTCTATTAGAATCAGTAATGTTCTCATTTCCATAACTTGGATGCGTTGTTCTTGTTTTTGCTTCACGGCGCAACAATCTGCCACATAAAGAAAAGTATGATAGTTCTATACATTAATTATAATGCACGAGTGATGTAAAATGATGGTTCACgataaattattgttttgtttttcaggAGTTGGTGAAGAAATATTCTGAATTTATCAACTTCCCCATCCATTTGTGGGCAAGCAAAGAGGTTGATGTGGAGGTTCCTGCTGATGAGGATGAGTCCAGTGATGAAGAGGAATCATGTATGCAACCATTATTCAAACTCCTTGTTTgttgtaatttattttaaagcTTAGTACTTAAGAAGTTAATTCTAAATATTTGCATTAAAGTTCTATATATTTTGATACCTATTCTCACGTATTGTTGCCTCCCTGCACTCAACAATTGTGAACAGCTGAAAGTgagaaaagagaagaggaaACCGAgaaaagtgaagatgaagatgaagatgctgagaagaaaccaaagacaaagacaaaaaaagaaaCTACTTATGAATGGGAACTTCTCAATGATGTTAAAGCTATATGGTTGCGTAGCCCCAAGGAAGTGACCGATGAAGAGTACACCAAATTCTATCACTCTCTCGCCAAGGTAAGTTTCGTATATGAATCATATGATGGTTGTGTGACCATATAGAATGTTATTTTTGGAATCTAAACCACCTTTTATACTGTATATTTATACCGCTCAACAGGATTTCAGTGATGAGAAGCCTTTATCGTGGAGCCACTTTACTGCTGAAGGTGATGTAGAATTCAAGGCTGTCCTCTTTGTGCCTCCTAAGGCTCCTCATGATTTATACGAGAGCTATTACAATGCCAATAAGTCCAACTTGAAGTTGTATGTTCGAAGGGTTTTCATATCAGATGAATTTGATGAGCTCTTGCCAAAGTATCTAAACTTTTTGATGGTAATGCAGGATATTTTTAAGTTCTCGCAATAAGGTTTATGGGATTGGTTTTTACGTGCTTATCTAAAACTGGATTTTACATTGATGGTTTTACAAACAGGGTCTTGTTGATTCTGACACCTTGCCGCTCAATGTATCACGAGAAATGCTTCAACAACACAGCAGTTTGAAGACGATCAAGAAGAAACTTATACGCAAAGCCCTTGATATGATCCGTAAACTTGCTGAGGAAGATCCTGATGAGTCCAGTGACAAAGACAACAAAGGTACGGTGCTTAATATTTGCATGCAGTTTTCTTTACAGTTCTGGTAGTATTCAATCTGAACCTAGTAATTGTTATTTAGTGCATTGGTGTCATGATGACTGCAGTCTGGACTCACCTGCATTAATACCATCCCTTCAAAACTCAAAActtgaaatatttttgttgtttttcattAATTGTTCACTTTTGCTTCttgaattttgatgtgaaaGCAGAGGTTGAAAAAAGTGAGGATGAGGAGAAGAGAGGCCAATATACAAGATTCTGGAATGAATTTGGCAAGTCCATTAAACTTGGAATCATCGAAGATGCGGCTAACAGGAATCGTTTGGCAAAACTCCTAAGATTTGAAAGGTATTAATATTTTGTTAATATTTGCGTTTAGTTTGATTGACAGCATGGTACATCCTTCTAGTCGTCTTCATGTGGTTGAATAACTACTTTGAATTCTCTGACAGCACCAAGTCAGATGGCAAATTGACTTCGCTGGATCAGTACATTTCAAGGATGAAATCTGGGCAGAAGGACATATTCTACATTACTGGAGCCAGCAAAGAACAATTGGAAAAATCTCCATTCCTTGAGAGGCTTAAGAAGAAAAACTTTGAGGTAAATACAAAATCTccatttctttttgttcttttcccgctttttttcttttggttatttTGAGTCACAATGCCTGTTTTTGTCTGTCTATTTACCTTTTCACACGTATTGTTGCAGGTTATTTTCTTCACAGATCCAGTTGATGAATATCTGATGCAGTACCTGATGGACTACGAAGACAAGAAATTCCAGAACGTGTCGAAGGAGGGTTTGAAACTTGGCAAAGACTCAAAGGACAAGGAACTCAAGGAATCGTACAAGGAGCTCACTAAATGGTGGAAGAGCGCTCTTGCCAGCGATAATGTGGATGATGTAAAGCTGTCCAACCGTTTGGCTGACACCCCTTGTGTGGTTGTGACATCAAAGTATGGTTGGAGTGCAAACATGGAGAGGATCATGCAGTCTCAGACGTTATCAGACGCTAACAAGCAAGGATACATGCGTGGCAAGAGGATACTTGAGATTAACCCAAGGCATCCAATTGTCAAGGAGCTCCGCGAGAGAGTAGTAAAGAACGCTGAGGTACGTCCTAAACATCTTTTATGCTTACTCCTTGAAAAATACCATCCGTCTACTAGATAGTGTG
This window contains:
- the LOC139192294 gene encoding endoplasmin homolog, whose protein sequence is MRKWTIPSVLLLLCLLSLLPDQGRKLQANAEANSDELVDPPKVEEKIGAVPNGLTTDSDVAKREAESISKRSQRSNAQHFEFQAEVSRLMDIIIHSLYSNKDIFLRELISNASDALDKIRFLALTDKDVLGEGDNTKLEIQIKLDKEKRILSIRDRGIGMTKEDLIKNLGTIAKSGTSAFVEKMQTSGDLNLIGQFGVGFYSVYLVADNVEVISKHNDDKQHIWESKADGSFVVAEDTENEPLGRGTEIRLHLREEAGEYLDESKLKELVKKYSEFINFPIHLWASKEVDVEVPADEDESSDEEESSESEKREEETEKSEDEDEDAEKKPKTKTKKETTYEWELLNDVKAIWLRSPKEVTDEEYTKFYHSLAKDFSDEKPLSWSHFTAEGDVEFKAVLFVPPKAPHDLYESYYNANKSNLKLYVRRVFISDEFDELLPKYLNFLMGLVDSDTLPLNVSREMLQQHSSLKTIKKKLIRKALDMIRKLAEEDPDESSDKDNKEVEKSEDEEKRGQYTRFWNEFGKSIKLGIIEDAANRNRLAKLLRFESTKSDGKLTSLDQYISRMKSGQKDIFYITGASKEQLEKSPFLERLKKKNFEVIFFTDPVDEYLMQYLMDYEDKKFQNVSKEGLKLGKDSKDKELKESYKELTKWWKSALASDNVDDVKLSNRLADTPCVVVTSKYGWSANMERIMQSQTLSDANKQGYMRGKRILEINPRHPIVKELRERVVKNAEDESVKKTAQLIYQTALMESGFNLPDPKDFASRIYSSVKSSLNINPDVAVEEEDDAEEVETETAATEAAATPEVEADADADSLKDEL